In one Aquabacterium sp. OR-4 genomic region, the following are encoded:
- a CDS encoding MFS transporter, translated as MNRALALLVTCQGLLMVNNVTFIAINGLVGLALAPQGWMATLPITGYVAGGALATGIVARVQRRWGRQRSFQLGLLVAIVSAALCAWAAARGSFWLLCAATLLAGFYNANGALYRFAAVELVPPAAKERAISWVLAAGIVGAVVGPNLATASRDLLAGAPFAGAYLALAAVAALSLVVMGFIPFPPLPGQGSTAAQGRPLGEIVRQPLFIIAVAACAIGYGVMNLLMAATPIAMAQCQHPFTAAALVLEWHVLAMFAPSFVTGRLIQRFGVGAIMAAGLLLNLACVVFALAGNEVMHFLGALMALGLGWNFLYIGGTTLATETWRPEEKTRAQAALDFCVYTTMTLTSFASGVIVTTGGWRAMNLGALLPLALMGLALLWLPRAQRLATTPAH; from the coding sequence ATGAACCGCGCCCTGGCCTTGCTGGTGACCTGCCAGGGCCTGCTGATGGTCAACAACGTGACCTTCATCGCCATCAACGGCCTGGTGGGCCTGGCCCTGGCACCGCAGGGCTGGATGGCCACGCTGCCGATCACCGGCTATGTGGCCGGCGGCGCGCTGGCCACCGGCATCGTGGCCCGCGTGCAGCGGCGCTGGGGGCGGCAGCGCAGCTTCCAGCTGGGCCTGCTGGTGGCCATCGTCAGTGCCGCGCTGTGCGCCTGGGCCGCGGCGCGTGGCAGCTTCTGGCTGCTGTGCGCGGCCACGCTGCTGGCCGGCTTCTACAACGCCAACGGCGCGCTCTACCGCTTTGCCGCGGTGGAGCTGGTGCCGCCCGCGGCCAAGGAGCGCGCCATCTCCTGGGTGCTGGCGGCCGGCATCGTGGGCGCGGTGGTGGGCCCCAACCTGGCCACCGCCAGCCGCGACCTGCTGGCCGGCGCGCCCTTTGCCGGCGCCTACCTGGCGCTGGCCGCCGTGGCGGCGCTGAGCCTGGTGGTGATGGGCTTCATCCCCTTTCCGCCTTTGCCCGGCCAGGGCAGCACGGCAGCGCAGGGCCGGCCGCTGGGTGAGATCGTGCGCCAGCCGCTGTTCATCATCGCCGTGGCCGCGTGCGCCATCGGTTATGGCGTGATGAACCTGCTGATGGCCGCCACACCCATCGCGATGGCGCAGTGCCAGCACCCGTTCACTGCCGCGGCGCTGGTGCTCGAGTGGCATGTGCTGGCCATGTTTGCGCCCAGCTTCGTCACCGGGCGGCTGATCCAGCGCTTTGGCGTCGGCGCCATCATGGCCGCGGGCCTGCTGCTCAACCTGGCCTGCGTGGTGTTTGCGCTGGCCGGCAACGAGGTGATGCACTTTCTGGGTGCACTGATGGCCCTGGGCCTGGGCTGGAACTTCCTCTACATCGGCGGCACCACACTGGCCACCGAGACCTGGCGGCCCGAGGAAAAGACCCGTGCCCAGGCCGCGCTCGACTTCTGCGTCTACACCACGATGACGCTGACCTCGTTTGCCTCGGGCGTGATCGTCACCACCGGGGGCTGGCGCGCCATGAACCTGGGCGCGCTGCTGCCGCTGGCCCTGATGGGACTGGCCCTGCTGTGGCTGCCGCGCGCGCAGCGCCTGGCCACCACGCCAGCGCACTGA
- a CDS encoding 16S rRNA (uracil(1498)-N(3))-methyltransferase gives MPPRLHVDTPLAPGAELALPPNATRHVQVLRLQPGDALTLFDGQGGQWQAEVLAMGRREVTARAIAHEARDLELPQPVTLAPGMPANERMDTLIEKATELGAAAIVPLMTERSVLRVAGERAERKAAHWQAVAVSACEQSGRNRVPAIAAPQPLAAWLPGALAAAGPGARGLQLSLDATAPPLRSLVDAAPAGTHWVLLSGPEGGLSPAEQQAAARAGFAPVSLGPRVLRADTAPLAALAVIAALAAGA, from the coding sequence ATGCCGCCCCGTCTGCACGTCGACACCCCGCTCGCCCCTGGCGCCGAACTGGCGCTGCCCCCCAATGCCACCCGCCACGTGCAGGTGCTGCGCCTGCAGCCCGGCGATGCGCTGACCCTGTTCGATGGCCAGGGCGGCCAGTGGCAGGCCGAGGTGCTGGCCATGGGCCGCCGCGAGGTGACGGCCCGCGCCATTGCCCACGAGGCCCGCGATCTCGAGCTGCCGCAGCCGGTGACGCTGGCGCCCGGCATGCCGGCCAACGAGCGCATGGACACGCTGATCGAGAAGGCCACCGAGCTGGGCGCCGCGGCCATCGTGCCGCTGATGACCGAGCGCTCGGTGCTGCGCGTGGCCGGCGAGCGCGCCGAGCGCAAGGCCGCGCACTGGCAGGCGGTGGCCGTGTCGGCCTGCGAGCAAAGCGGGCGCAACCGCGTGCCCGCCATTGCCGCGCCGCAGCCGCTGGCCGCCTGGCTGCCCGGCGCACTGGCCGCCGCCGGGCCCGGCGCCCGCGGCCTGCAGCTGAGCCTGGACGCCACCGCACCACCGCTGCGCAGCTTGGTCGACGCGGCCCCTGCGGGCACCCACTGGGTGCTGCTGAGCGGCCCCGAAGGCGGCCTGAGCCCGGCCGAGCAGCAGGCCGCGGCCCGCGCCGGCTTTGCGCCGGTGTCGCTGGGCCCGCGCGTGCTGCGTGCCGACACCGCGCCGCTGGCCGCGCTGGCGGTGATCGCCGCCCTGGCCGCGGGCGCCTGA
- a CDS encoding acyltransferase has translation MRDRVVSIDSVKGMALIAVVAIHTEPFHRSRPASASWQLAGHVIQQCASFAVPFFFLAAGFLLSERMGSHAPGAVWQRYVRRLALLLGAWTLVNGCFQGNWLFHVWQAGSVKPLLWNALAIPSFAVHRPDLFLFRTSATPLWFLVSLIWAVSVLALLVRLGLARAWMAAIAALSYLAALAMGAYAVPIGSATTAQLLEHRGPFIATAFVLAGHALARSPPRRMGAVAALGLPLALMFVETTLLSALHGEAFRERPYLLATLPLSVAVLAVARQRPNFGAGTPLPALGRMSMGIYLMHIPVIGALTPARLAVDSAAWELGFVAWVMVISGVLVRGALKAPVLRRFVV, from the coding sequence GTGCGAGACCGGGTGGTATCGATCGATTCAGTCAAGGGCATGGCGCTGATCGCGGTTGTCGCGATCCACACCGAACCGTTCCACCGCTCCCGCCCGGCCTCGGCCAGCTGGCAGCTGGCGGGCCATGTCATCCAGCAATGTGCGTCGTTCGCGGTGCCGTTCTTCTTCCTGGCTGCCGGCTTCTTGCTGAGCGAGCGCATGGGCAGCCACGCGCCCGGTGCGGTCTGGCAACGCTATGTCAGGCGCCTGGCCCTGCTGCTGGGCGCCTGGACCCTCGTCAACGGCTGCTTCCAGGGGAACTGGCTCTTCCATGTCTGGCAGGCCGGCAGTGTGAAGCCGCTGTTGTGGAACGCGCTGGCCATCCCCTCGTTTGCCGTCCATCGCCCCGATCTGTTCCTGTTCAGAACCAGCGCCACGCCGCTCTGGTTTCTCGTCTCGCTGATCTGGGCGGTCAGCGTGCTGGCCCTGCTGGTCCGCCTCGGCCTGGCCCGCGCCTGGATGGCGGCCATCGCGGCCCTGTCCTACCTGGCCGCCTTGGCCATGGGTGCCTATGCCGTGCCCATCGGCAGCGCCACGACGGCGCAGCTTCTCGAGCATCGCGGCCCGTTCATCGCCACCGCGTTTGTCTTGGCCGGCCACGCCCTGGCGCGTTCACCGCCGCGACGCATGGGCGCCGTCGCCGCACTGGGCCTGCCGCTGGCCCTGATGTTCGTCGAGACCACGCTCCTGTCGGCCCTGCACGGCGAGGCGTTCCGTGAAAGGCCCTACCTGCTGGCCACGCTGCCACTGAGCGTGGCCGTGCTGGCCGTGGCGCGGCAGAGGCCGAACTTCGGCGCCGGCACGCCGCTGCCGGCCCTGGGCAGAATGTCCATGGGCATCTACTTGATGCACATTCCAGTCATCGGCGCGCTCACGCCTGCCCGGCTGGCCGTCGACTCGGCCGCCTGGGAGCTTGGCTTCGTGGCCTGGGTGATGGTGATCTCCGGGGTCCTTGTCAGAGGGGCCTTGAAGGCGCCCGTCCTGCGTCGATTCGTGGTTTGA